ATAATTTATCTGTCGATATTTAATTTGCAAGGCATGAGACATCAAGCTATGATCAAATGACTAAACATCTCCCAACATGAAAATCAaccaaataaaaaagaacatgatTGTGTTATTTCTGACTTATGTGAAAACTAAATAGCAAAATCTTTTTAGTTGGGATAAAAGTCCGATTTTGGAAAAATTGAGCTTGAAACTTCCAACTAGTATAGTGCAATTTGAAATTGGTTGTTTGGCTATGGGCTGAAATTGGGTAGAACAGTTTGTTATATTTGTTAGATATGCAgagtatttttattttctgtgTACTAACGATTAGATGTGCTAGAGATCGACATCCTGGACATATGTACAAAATAAACCGAGTCACTGCGGGGCACTGGGTGTATAGTATTCTTTAACTCCCTACAATCCAACCTTCTTACTTTATTCTTGGTTTACCACTCACAAAAGATGCTAGGATCTTATACCTAGTTACTTGGGTGCGAGCAAGGTGATGATGACAATCCTTATAGGTTATATTCTGAATAATTATCTTTGCATGTCAGTGGAGTAACTACTGTAGACTGGTATTGTGATAGTTTCCTGTTGAAATTTGCAAACAATCCTGTAGGCTTTTGTAGAAGTGTTGGAATGGTGTTCAAGTGTGCCCTTTCTTGTTGTTTCTATTATAGTTTGCTGATTTCTACAATGAAGGGGAGGAACCAGGGAGTTTAAATGTCTTATTTTCCCCCTTTTTCCGTATGTTTAAACATTTTACTCTACTTCTACTGTCCCAAGATAAAAAGTCATATTTGATTCTTTTAACATCTTTTACCAATAAGAAAATTTGTTGTCTTCCAAAGAATATGGGGTCTGAGTTAACAATCTATTCTATTATCttctctccttttttttcttttttatgcaTAACAATCTACTCTAATATGGGGTATGAGTTAACAATTCTAGAGCTTTGCCACTAACTCTGTACTTTCAACATCAATATCGTGAAAGTTTATGCAACGAGACAGCGCATCAGCAAGCTTCTTTACATCCTTCCTTGTATGAGAAGCGCTAAAAGTTATTCACAATCTACAAATAAACAACACAACAAAACTTATTGCTGAGCCAACTCGAACTAAAAAATTATCCAGAAACTCAGAATGTATAATGTTAGTAATAAaggaaaaaaactaaaaacctGCATGAATTAGGAGGAACAGTTGGTGGTCTAATTGCAGTAACATGGAATCCAGATTTCAGCATATGCCTGCAGTATGACAAAGCTGAATAGTCAAGAGCTGCTTGTACATGAATACCACCATTATCTAGAGTTGCATCTTGCGACACCATTGCAATCTATTACCTAAAATAAAACAATACTTTACTTTATCATGAACTGTATAAAACAAATTATGGAACACAAAACATTGAAAAACAACTGGCAATTTAAATGAATTTTACAATAACAAAAAAATTGTTTCATGCTTTTCGGAATCGAAGGAGATAAGTACGTTGATGTGAGAATGGTTTTATTGAGATTTCAGAGTAGATTGAGGATGGGGGTTTTGGAAGTTAAggttacttttttattttttacttttcttATCTTTAATTCAGAgttgttgttttttttcctGTAGGAAACTATACTTTCTGTTGTAGATAGGGTGACAATCAGATCAGGTTGGGTCGGGTTCGTGTTCGAGTTGACTATTTTCGAGTTGACTACCCCCGTACCCGAACCTGATCTGTTTAAGAATTCGGGTTGAAAACCTAAACCTGAACCTGATCTGTTAATTATCAGGTCATCCTGAACTTGATCTGTTTTGAcctgaaaattttaaaaatttaacaatcacaaaaaaaaaaaaaaaaaaactaagtttAACCTGTTGTTTTCAGGTTGGGTTGACCTGAACCTGCTGTTTTCAGGTTGGGTTAACATGAACCTGCTGTTTTCAGGTTGGGCTAACCTGAACCTGCTGTTTTCAGGTCAACCCAAACAATAAATTTTGGATTCTGATCACAAATACAGTGTTGCTAACCTGTACAAACAGTttggaaaataatattttaaaatttagcCTCTAATGGCAGCAAGTCCTGATAAGAAATACCTGaatatcttacacaaaagtttaaCTCTTAAAGagttaaaatataaaaagtctAGGAGTTAAGTTTGCACACACTAATAAGTTGGAACGAAGTATTAGATAAGTTTTACAGACCAAATAAAGTTGCCTCAAAGGCACAAATTACAGAAACTTGAGTTTTTTAAAACAAGAACATAACATTAGATATTATTGGAGGAGGATGGCCAATGAGCCTCAACCGGTAGCGACATTGGCAATGGAATCTTATCACCTTCTACATTCACCCTCAAATTCATGACGGATCCACACAAGGCCTCAAGTTGCGGCTCCAAAGTCACTACATTATAATAAAATACGCAAACTAATTATTAAAACACGCAAATAGAACACGCAAATAGAGTAAGTATTAAACATTAAAATTTGGTGTCTTACATTTAAATTTACATAAAATTAGACTTTAAAACAATCTGGAACATAACTAACTATGAACATTagtttaaaataaattcgaaaaatttcgaaaaaaaaaaaatcaaaaaaaggaAACATCAGAATTAATCGAAAATAAATCGAAAAAATAAGACATTTGAaaataaaatcgaaaaaataaaatcagaaaagacCAAATCGAAAAAATCGAACATAAAAtcggaaaaataaaaacattagcataaataaaatagaaaaaaccAAAACCGAAAAAATCCTAAACAAAATCAATAAAACCCTAAACCTTAAACATACTCGAAAAAAGCAAAAATAGAAACCATAACACAAAAGGTAGAGCTTCAAAATCACGAATAAGTAGAAATAAATTCAGAATCACGAATTTTAACTTTATATAAAATTcgaaaaaatcaaaagaaatagCATAAATTAGAGAAATAACAACAAAGGAAATGAATAAAGAGTGAAGAACATTACCGAGTGAATGAAGAGGAACGAAAAAATGAACCATTGAGGATGAGAGGAACTGAGGAGTGAAGAAGAGAGGAATTGAGGAGTGAGACTGAGAGGAACAGTTTAGTtgtttagagagagagagagagagagagtgtgttTGAGAGAGAGTTTGAAAGAGTCAGTGAGAGAGTAGTGGGTGGCCGGTGGGTAGAGAGTAAAAAAATAGGGTTTAGTTAACTTCACTTTTCTACTGTGACTCAAATCTTAGGGTAAAATAAAGTTATTTGGGGTTGGCCCATTATTGTCAATGTACCCCGTATTCTTTCTTTGTTCTTTACAGAAATTTCGTTCATTTTTAACTaaattttgatttaattttttttggttaacTTTTGTCGGGTTATCAGGTCGGGTTGACCCGGGTTGACCCGACCTGATTTTGACCCATTTAAATAATCGGGTTACACAGGTTGAtttcgggttgagattttcaacgCAAACCTAACCCATTTAACTTCAGGTCGGGTTCTTgtcgacccatttaattaatcgtgttgaaaatctcaacccaaacccgctattttcaggtcgggttcgggtcgggttatCAGGTCGGGTCAGCTTTTGCCAGCCCTAGTTGTAGATATGTTTaagatttttgtttttcttctcATAATGTTTTATCAGGGTGCTTCAATACCTCAATGTGAAAATGGGACAAATATTTTAATACCTTTACCTGGATCTATTAGTTCAGAATATATGGTTGTGTCTGGAGCTGGTGCCCGTCTTAATGGTGCAGATGCATCAATCTTGTCATTGTTGTATGATTTTGAGGAACTAGAAGGAGAGTTGGACTTTCTTACTCGTGTCGTCGCTCTTACTTTCTATCCTGCTGCTTCTAGGAGAACTCCATTAACTCTTGGTGAGGTACAGAGCAGTTCTGCTGGTAATTATGTCTTAGTTTTTGCTTCTATTAAGTAATTGTGAAGTTGTGAATTGCGTGGACTACAGTTAATTGAATCAAATGTAGACCTAAAGCCAAAAAGAAagacctttttttttaaaaaaaaactctttgtTATGCACAGATGCTCGCTTGTCTGACTTGCATCTCTCATTGAGATTATTTGCGTTAGATGCGAGAGACCTCATTGTAGAAGGGTGGCTTCCTTAAATTTTGACTACTAATGATTTTTGAATTATTATTTAACTATCTACTACTTGATTGTAGTTGGCCAATGATCTTATGTACCACATATATCTTGTAGGGGATAATATGGCGATATGCAGCATTCCTTTTCCCGAACTTAGAAGACATTTCTCATGTGAAAGTTCTGGCACCTTCACTAaactatactccctccgtcccagattagttgttacactttcctttttcgtccgtcccagattagttgttacacttctaaattaggaatgaccccacaattattatattgtctctgtCTTCccactatattttttttggtccccacaccctcactcattcaattaaaaataccccactatctcctatcacatctactttttcaataaaataacaattgataaccaaacaaccacttatcacctaaaactttgtgcaaatgtaagtgtaacgactattctaggacggagggagtatattttaaGCTTTGATATGCTTTTAAGTTATGAAAGAAAACATTTAGAAGGTTTCTCTTAGAAATTGTCATCTTTTTGTTTGTAAATGTCAGGAAAATCTCCCTCATTCTCTTATTCATATGACTACTAAGTTTATCCGGTCTTCATATGACCTATGATTCTATCCAGTTTCATTTTAGCGTTGGGGTGATTGGGTGATAGGGTCAATATTGGCTATTATTTGGCTCTGGACTAcagttaattaaaaaatatctcTGGTTTCTTTGCTTTTTGCTGTGAAGTTTTGGACGGTGGATTAATTTGTTCAAGCTTTGATGAATTATCTTAAGCAAAATATGCATAAAACTTTAAGACCTTCCTAGCTTATGAGTTAATTTTATTAAGAGAATTATAGAGATAGAAAATCTCTAACCAGAAGAATGTTGTAATAAATGAGTTAGTTACATATGAATTTAGGTTAAGCCAATTTATACTACCTAAGCTGGTTAAGCCTTACAATagaaaatattttgaaagaaaaaatatatttttatactATTACAATGCTGACATATGTCAGCCTCTCTAACTTCCTAGAATTTAGGAGCTTGTAAGGAAAGCTTTATAAGAGCTTTCACTTCCCTGCATTAGCTCAGACGTTCTTGTAATGGGCTGGCTTCTCCAATCTATATGTTTATGCTTACTATGCAATGCTAACTTCTGCGGATGATGCTTATGTTGTTGCTTCTTTGCTTGCTTGCAACAGGCATATTCTGAAATATGATATAACCAAAACAGCCTTGCTGCAATTGGCATTAGCGCAAGTTGTTCAAGGCTTTGTGTTAAATTGCACAACGTTAACCATTGTGTGTTATCAATAACTTTTAGCATTTTGGCACTTATATTGCTACTTTAAGAGGTGACATAGTGAGGAACTTTAATGTGGACCGCCTTCTGTTGAGGGAGGAAACATTCACTATTCAACGTTTTTAAATTTGCCAAATTTCTGcatcttgctttatgtgctgAAATACTAACTTTTGTAATGAGATACAATTCGAATTATGTAGTATAAACATACTTAATCCCTTATTTTGATTGGTAACTTGATCACTTTGTTGCTTTACTGCAGGTTATTGTGTTCTGATTTTATTCTTCTTTGTATCATCGATGTTTCTTTCTCTAATGTTGGCCTCCCTTTATTATAGTTTGAGAAACACTTACTGCATTGCTTGTCTGCGGCATGATAATTTCTTTGTAGTTAGAGGTTCTTGGAGTGTCACTTCCTTGGAAAACCGTTTTCACAAGTGAAAGCCATGGAGCAAGATTGCTTGAGCACGCAAAAATTTGCCAGAAACGGAATACCTTCTTGTCTGGTCGTCATTCCACTGTTGTTGGTGGTGCCTCGTGATCCAGTGAAACTGTGCAACCAAAGACTCTActgaactcttcatccaacgaTTAGTTAGATCTTTTGACTGGAAATGGAATTCATTTGAATCCGTTCTCTAACCCTTTGAATGAGCATAATGATGATCAGGCTGGTTCTCAATCCACCCCATCTCTGGATGTGAAACCATCTGATAAAGGCGTTGAACAGTATATATATAGAGTGCTTAAAGTCCCTTACTGGTCCACAAATGGTATGTATATGTTATTCCATTAGTATATGTATATTAGTTCTTGCAGGCCTGTGTCAGTATTCAAAATATATTTAGTAATACTTTGTACTTTATAATATAATAGTTCTATGAAAATGAGATGTGATTTATGTGTGAACTCTTACTTTGCTTTCTGCATTCTGCCTTCTATGGGTTCTGATTTAGATTTTGACCAAATGCTGAAGGAGATAGCTAGTGCATCCGTGTAGGAGTCAGACTAATCCGTTATAACTATTATTAGGATAGGGAGTTTTTATGTGTTTTTTTCCATAGTAGGGCAGTGAGGCCTGAAGCTTTGTTAACAGTTCATAATTGATTTATTGACTACTTCTATTCAGTAGATCATATTGCGACTTATACCCTTTTCGACAGAAGGTGTAAATTAGTAAACGACTACATTTTCAATCTATTTACATTTGTAATGTCATAGTCCTGGGATTAACTATTCACTAGTAGCTTTCACGTGTATTTATTTAGAGTGGTAAACCATTTTCATGTTGATTTATATTCAGTCTCTCTTCTGATTGTAAAATTCCAAAAGTTATCTAATTGTCTGTTGGGCTGAAATctgaagaatttatttaattaatgtaGAGGCAGAGGCAGAGACAGAGGCTAAATTACATGGAAGCCATGAAACTGGAAATTGAACGCCTCCGCTTAAATCTTTCTACTGCTGAGTGAGATAGGGTTCTATTGGCAGTTGGCACGATCCTGCTTCTATAAATCTGAATCTGTTGCTGG
This genomic stretch from Spinacia oleracea cultivar Varoflay chromosome 3, BTI_SOV_V1, whole genome shotgun sequence harbors:
- the LOC130469221 gene encoding probable phosphoinositide phosphatase SAC9 translates to MVVSGAGARLNGADASILSLLYDFEELEGELDFLTRVVALTFYPAASRRTPLTLGELEVLGVSLPWKTVFTSESHGARLLEHAKICQKRNTFLSGRHSTVVGGAS